From the genome of Uranotaenia lowii strain MFRU-FL chromosome 1, ASM2978415v1, whole genome shotgun sequence, one region includes:
- the LOC129753683 gene encoding protein abrupt-like: MMDEFALRWNNFADNIASGFQNLYDRGDLVDVTIACDGYLLKAHKIVLAICSPYFQEMFVSNPCKHPIIVLKDVSQNVMQELLQFMYQGEVNVKHSELQSFMKIAETLQIKGLTASHKNDRDLSSPAEAAPQNPTTAPNNNNTNQTSVANHLGSKDITGSSTSQLDAIRLNSYLAAATKDSLKRAAADASFSSAEQYPIHYPKKTIKRSTDSIDQDSNSDCMDNLSSDDVFIPHSPQVSMVEQSSNTSRQFDTTGVKRENINDSSSSPHLQQQSSPTNLTASSTATAAAAAAALKLGFSSTPTNHHSAAAAAAAALHPMFGVFDPNSSSYNSFASSLAAAASGGNGDNGSIAGDSKSIAGSEYSQDFGRGIPGHMDIPAVAPGEKWFQGRLQFMLSQRGKPLLVHDGHSFGIQYVRKDKKYWQCNLSRKYNCKARVTTTDTGDIIVTNNEHCHTEIRQHLRKDYKSMKQLNASLAALRARSQPEGVSLLGLAVEAAATLGNTSLNLIQAGNITTNSSNNLINNNNNNSINLNANNSSNSSAILFAQQLAAHPSHEQQEEQETSLNLSGWKLKKEPTAPGSE, translated from the exons ATGATGGACGAATTTGCCTTGCGTTGGAACAACTTTGCCGACAACATTGCCAGTGGGTTCCAGAATCTGTACGATCGAGGCGATCTGGTGGATGTGACAATCGCATGCGACGGATATCTGCTGAAGGCGCACAAAATTGTGCTAGCCATCTGTAGCCCGTACTTCCAGGAAATGTTTGTCAGCAACCCTTGCAAACATCCCATAA tcGTACTGAAGGACGTCTCACAAAATGTCATGCAAGAGCTGCTACAATTTATGTACCAGGGAGAGGTGAACGTAAAGCATTCTGAGCTGCAGAGTTTCATGAAAATTGCAGAAACACTGCAAATCAAGGGACTGACAGCATCGCACAAGAATGATCGTGATCTTTCGTCACCAGCTGAGGCAGCGCCACAAAACCCAACGACAGCCCCCAACAACAATAACACCAACCAAACATCGGTAGCTAATCATCTTGGGTCTAAAGACATCACTGGGTCCTCCACCAGTCAACTGGACGCTATCAGACTTAATTCTTACCTTGCGGCAGCTACTAAAGATTCTCTGAAACGGGCCGCGGCGGATGCCTCGTTCTCAAGCGCTGAACAGTATCCCATACATTATCCAAAGAAAACGATAAAACGATCAACTGACAGCATAGATCAGGACAGCAACTCGGATTGCATGGATAATCTCAGTTCGGACGATGTATTCATACCCCACTCGCCGCAGGTTTCGATGGTCGAGCAATCCTCAAATACGTCACGACAGTTTGACACTACCGGTGTCAAACGCGAAAATATCAACGATTCATCCTCATCACCGCATCTTCAACAACAATCGAGTCCGACCAATCTGACAGCATCCTCGACAGCGACAGCGGCGGCTGCTGCCGCGGCCTTAAAACTGGGATTCTCAAGCACACCTACAAACCACCATTCGGCGGCGGCAGCGGCTGCGGCAGCACTCCATCCAATGTTTGGGGTCTTCGACCCAAACTCTTCCAGCTACAACAGCTTTGCTAGCAGTTTGGCGGCCGCTGCCAGCGGTGGAAACGGAGACAACGGTTCAATCGCTGGGGACAGCAAATCGATCGCCGGCAGTGAGTACTCGCAGGATTTTGGCCGGGGCATTCCCGGCCACATGGACATTCCCGCCG TGGCCCCCGGCGAAAAGTGGTTCCAAGGACGTTTACAGTTCATGCTCAGCCAACGGGGTAAACCGTTACTGGTACACGACGGGCATTCGTTCGGAATCCAGTACGTCCGCAAGGACAAGAAATACTGGCAGTGCAATCTGTCACGGAAGTATAACTGCAAGGCACGAGTCACCACGACCGACACAGGGGACATCATCGTCACCAACAACGAACACTGTCACACGGAAATCCGCCAACACCTGCGCAAAGACTACAAATCGATGAAGCAATTGAATGCCAGTTTGGCTGCCCTGAGGGCGCGTTCCCAGCCGGAGGGGGTCAGCTTGCTGGGGCTCGCTGTAGAGGCCGCAGCCACGCTGGGGAATACCTCGCTCAATTTGATCCAAGCCGGTAACATCACTACTAACTCCAGCAACAATTTAAtcaacaataacaataataatagcatcaaccTAAATGCCAATAACAGTTCAAATTCGAGTGCCATACTGTTTGCGCAACAGCTAGCAGCGCATCCTTCGCATGAACAGCAGGAAGAACAGGAAACTAGTCTTAATTTATCTGGCTGGAAGCTGAAGAAAGAACCAACCGCACCGGGTAGTGAATGA
- the LOC129753694 gene encoding uncharacterized protein LOC129753694: MASSCFRFCWRRKVRFIEEGVAPNSNASGQPRKRSVFGQVRNFLSRSNSTERSEAKLLREQKREVEKALKEFGRYDRTTALRHMGGVMQAIDRAIWFEQHEAYIKLERVERPKPTKEKEVLVKNSPKEKHIKKEATEITPTKPSAASTSGPIHPGSGMPISAPIDIPNRVIPLENTGLTPMMVVPKTGSNQSNVIHFNPIIPDSSCQIPDSINPFLDRNVLVVEAEVHEPPPDCVSCTSEEFEDLFQRKHAPYSTRSSMPTPSKAGQEPDMQDLQSPVMPRHRRKQTLPDDLDAIMVDPEQPEDAAAPGPRWPKALLNNDPTLHDDELPECLRGLHNWTQTSYVIFNENSKEQLI, encoded by the exons ATGGCATCGTCGTGCTTCCGATTTTGCTGGCGTCGAAAGGTACGCTTCATTGAAGAGGGCGTAGCGCCAAATTCGAATGCATCCGGACAACCAAGGAAAAGGAG cgtttttgGACAAGTGCGGAATTTTCTGTCCCGTTCAAATTCCACGGAACGTAGCGAAGCGAAATTGTTGAGAGAACAAAAGCGTGAGGTGGAAAAAGCTCTAAAAG AATTTGGTCGCTATGATAGAACTACCGCACTCAGACACATGGGTGGAGTTATGCAGGCAATTGATCGCGCCATCTGGTTCGAGCAACATGAAGCGTACATCAAACTGGAAAGAGTTGAACGACCTAAACCTACCAAGGAAAAAGAGGTACTTGTTAAGAATTCCCCCAAAGAAAAACACATCAAAAAGGAAGCCACTGAGATTACTCCTACTAAACCAAGTGCAGCTTCAACTTCGGGACCCATTCATCCAGGCTCTGGAATGCCCATATCTGCCCCGATCGATATTCCTAATCGAGTAATCCCGTTGGAAAATACCGGTCTGACCCCGATGATGGTTGTTCCAAAGACTGGTTCCAACCAATCAaatgttattcattttaatCCCATAATTCCCGATTCAAGCTGTCAAATACCGGACAGTATCAACCCGTTCCTCGATCGCAATGTGCTGGTGGTCGAAGCGGAAGTTCACGAGCCGCCACCTGATTGCGTTTCCTGTACATCAGAAGAGTTTGAAGATTTATTCCAGCGGAAACACGCTCCATATTCGACGCGTTCTTCAATGCCAACACCCTCAAAGGCGGGTCAAGAGCCGGATATGCAAGACCTTCAAAGTCCGGTAATGCCGCGCCATAGAAGAAAGCAAACATTGCCGGACGATTTGGACGCAATCATGGTTGATCCCGAACAGCCGGAAGATGCAGCTGCCCCTGGCCCCAGATGGCCAAAGGCATTGCTCAACAACGACCCCACGTTGCATGATGACGAACTGCCGGAATGTCTCCGGGGCTTGCACAACTGGACCCAAACCAGTTACGTCATTTTCAATGAGAATTCTAAAGAGCAACTGATTTAA
- the LOC129737942 gene encoding splicing factor 1 produces MTSKHKDKDRDRDRDEESGHSRGKSRDRDRDRRRDRSRSRDRHHRDRDRDRERDRDRDRERDRDRDRDRELERVRRDRRRSRSRDRDRRRRSRSKSYDNDKRRSRDRERDRYDRGSSRTAEAAGSSRGLRAPSRDQEVASSSAYDYKDIQFTQNVIESMMSTAANAKSFADLLNSYNQQQQIQQQQQHIQAQKALLEAHNENSQSSDPGRASRGGSSGSGYDGSMSRAQKKKSRWGGGDHDKTFIPGMPTILPAGMTQDQQEAYLVQLQIEELSRRLRTGDLMIPQNPEERSPSPEPIYSSDGKRLNTREFRTRKKLEEQRHQLITRMQCMNPEFKPPSDYKPPIIRVSDKVLIPQEEHPDINFVGLLIGPRGNTLKAMEKDTGAKIIIRGKGSVKEGKVGRKDGQPLPGEDEPLHAFITASNPESVKKAVDRIKDVIRQGIEVPEGHNDLRRMQLRELAQLNGTLREMDGPRCTNCGSNEHKTWLCPDKPNITNTTVCSSCGGAGHIAKDCRSKRPGAGGPPSSNNQTKIDEEYMSLMAELGEGPPPETTSHSHSNAPNRTYGLFEPRQAPRPLMQTPHMPPAHQPSLAPPPAAPMPQPPQWNMPPLPGPPPPPPGISPLMSWNQQPPPPGGAGSDLAPPGTAPVPRFPQNSYLPPPPPGVSQPLAPPGTSPVGMPSWSNGNGSSFMQPPPMPAGLPPAHLLSAPPPPPPPSSC; encoded by the exons ATGACTTCCAAACACAAGGATAAGGATCGGGACCGCGATCGCGATGAGGAATCAGGTCATTCGCGTGGAAAATCCCGAGATAGGGATCGAGACCGACGGCG GGATCGTTCACGTTCCCGGGACAGACATCATAGGGACCGCGATCGGGATCGGGAACGGGATAGAGACCGTGACCGAGAAAGAGATCGGGATCGAGACCGTGACCGGGAACTTGAAAGAGTTCGCAGAGATCGTCGTCGCAGTCGGTCCAGGGATCGGGATCGACGGCGTCGCAGCCGTTCGAAAAGTTACGATAACGATAAGCGACGATCGAGGGACCGCGAACGGGATCGTTACGATCGCGGTAGTAGTCGTACTGCTGAGGCGGCTGGATCATCCCGTGGTTTAAGGGCCCCCAGTAGGGACCAGGAAGTGGCCAGTAGCTCGGCTTATGACTACAAGGATATACAGTTTACGCAAAACGTTATCGAATCTATGATGTCAACTGCGGCCAACGCAAAGAGCTTCGCTGATCTGCTGAACAGTTACAACCAACAGCAGCAAatacaacagcaacaacaacatatTCAGGCTCAAAAGGCGCTTTTGGAAGCTCATAATGAAAATAGTCAATCATCGGACCCTGGAAGGG CAAGCCGAGGAGGATCCAGTGGAAGTGGATATGATGGCAGCATGTCCCGGGCCCAGAAGAAAAAGTCCCGATGGGGTGGAGGAGATCATGATAAAACATTCATTCCCGGAATGCCTACTATTTTACCAGCGGGCATGACCCAGGACCAACAGGAAGCCTATTTAG TGCAACTGCAAATCGAAGAACTGAGCCGACGGTTACGAACGGGCGATCTGATGATTCCGCAGAATCCGGAAGAAAG ATCTCCGTCGCCAGAACCGATCTATAGCAGTGATGGCAAGAGGTTGAACACTCGTGAATTCCGTACTAGGAAGAAGCTGGAAGAACAGCGGCACCAGTTGATTACACGTATGCAGTGTATGAATCCGGAGTTCAAACCGCCATCGGATTACAA ACCACCGATAATTCGGGTAAGCGATAAGGTTCTCATTCCCCAAGAGGAACATCCTGATATCAATTTTGTGGGCCTTCTTATTGGTCCACGTGGTAACACACTGAAGGCAATGGAAAAGGATACTGGAGCAAAGATCATAATTCGTGGCAAGGGTTCAGTGAAGGAAGGCAAAGTTGGACGAAAAGATGGTCAACCATTGCCGGGTGAGGATGAGCCCCTGCATGCCTTTATTACGGCCAGCAATCCGGAATCGGTGAAAAAAGCCGTTGATCGCATCAAAGATGTCATTCGTCAGGGTATTGAAGTCCCAGAAGGTCACAACGATCTCCGTCGAATGCAGCTGAGAGAGTTGGCCCAGCTTAATGGAACTTTACGTGAAATGGATGGACCTCGGTGTACCAATTGTGGCTCAAATGAGCACAAAACCTGGCTTTGTCCAGATAAGCCAAATATTACCAACACTACGGTCTGTTCATCCTGTGGTGGAGCAGGTCACATAGCCAAGGATTGTAGAAGTAAACGTCCTGGAGCGGGAGGTCCTCCTTCGAGCAACAATCAAACCAAAATCGACGAAGAATACATGAGCCTGATGGCTGAACTTGGCGAAGGTCCGCCGCCGGAAACCACTAGCCATTCGCATTCAAACGCACCGAATAGAACTTATGGACTATTCGAACCACGTCAAGCCCCCCGACCACTTATGCAAACGCCTCACATGCCTCCGGCTCACCAACCATCCCTGGCTCCACCACCTGCTGCCCCAATGCCTCAACCGCCGCAATGGAACATGCCGCCTCTCCCGGGGCCGCCTCCGCCACCCCCAGGAATTTCTCCGCTTATGTCTTGGAATCAACAGCCCCCACCTCCCGGCGGGGCTGGTTCCGATCTCGCTCCACCGGGTACTGCTCCGGTTCCACGATTCCCTCAAAACAGCTACCTTCCGCCACCCCCGCCTGGAGTGTCTCAACCGCTAGCACCCCCTGGAACCAGCCCGGTGGGAATGCCCTCTTGGAGCAACGGCAACGGATCATCGTTCATGCAACCTCCTCCGATGCCGGCCGGTTTACCACCAGCACATCTGCTGAGTGCTCCTCCTCCGCCGCCGCCTCCTTCCTCCTGCTAG
- the LOC129758801 gene encoding peroxidase — MALSVFRLLAIISTVATVIVNSQFLAFDQPNNECALYVGGPGKSSAFDYNLNLFRGTISPLQAEPGTCITYDAINQAYLDARKRIRVSQPKGDWKTEDIATVGELILDISIQLARTYGLTYEEIEKGLPSIDTSKTLIREVCPAFLSGVECRPGKYRRVDGLCNNLKHPTWGAAMTPFQRLIGPLYADGINAPRISVTGNELPLSRVVSRTIHPDEGYHDHAGTVFVIAWGQFMDHDFTLTGTPLDPINRNDPEECCKRPPHLKHPYCNEIRVPDDDYFYRLFNVKCIDFVRGFPSPRAGCRLGSRQQFNTLTSVIDGNTIYGVNEKFTRKLRTGYNGLLRMNPVFAEYGLKDLLPLKLDVPDEGCTRPNKSMFCFEAGEIRVNEQLVLTCMHTLLAREHNRIATELGRINPHWDDETLFQEARRINIAIIQHITYNEFLPILLGKEVMEKFGLLPLKEGYWDGYDENVNPAIIDAFSAAAFRFGHSLLPTAVERWSKAHKFIASKRLSDLIRRPYDLYRAGVYDEYLMGLMNQVAQAMDDSITQEVTNHLFKKEGARFGMDLVSFNMQRGREFGVPGYMEFRKFCGLPTADNFQDLFGSMPNETVRRYESIFEHPSDVDLWSGGVSERSLPGSMLGPTFACIIATQFSYVRRGDRFWYELPNQPSSFTPEQLQEIRKAKLGRLICDNTDLIDTVQIYPMVLPDHEINPRVPCKSGILPSIDLTKWADYGHEGQSPHQYQFLNDIHDNIGFKK, encoded by the exons GCTTCTGGCGATAATATCAACGGTAGCCACAGTCATAGTTAACTCGCAGTTCCTCGCCTTCGATCAGCCCAATAATGAGTGTGCCTTGTACGTTGGTGGTCCCGGAAAATCTTCCGCCTTCGATTACAACCTGAATTTGTTCCGTGGCACGAT CTCACCGTTGCAAGCGGAACCCGGCACCTGTATCACGTACGATGCCATTAATCAGGCCTACTTGGATGCCCGAAAACGTATTCGGGTATCGCAACCTAAGGGTGATTGGAAAACGGAAGACATCGCCACGGTCGGTGAGCTGATACTGGACATCTCGATCCAACTAGCGCGTACCTATGGATTGACCTATGAAGAGATCGAGAAGGGACTTCCTTCGATCGATACGTCCAAAACGTTAATCCGTGAAGTGTGTCCAGCTTTCCTGTCCGGAGTCGAGTGCCGTCCTGGTAAATACCGTCGTGTGGATGGCCTTTGTAACAATTTGAAGCACCCGACATGGGGAGCTGCTATGACTCCATTCCAGCGATTGATTGGCCCTCTGTATGCTGATGGTATTAACGCACCAAGAATCTCGGTAACCGGTAATGAATTGCCTCTGTCTCGTGTTGTATCCCGAACCATTCATCCGGATGAGGGTTACCATGACCATGCGGGAACTGTATTCGTCATTGCGTGGGGTCAGTTCATGGATCATGATTTCACACTTACTGGAACACCATTGGATCCCATCAATCGTAACGATCCGGAAGAATGCTGCAAACGTCCACCCCACCTCAAGCATCCATATTGTAACGAAATCCGTGTACCAGATGACGATTACTTCTACCGATTATTCAACGTTAAGTGTATTGATTTTGTGCGAGGTTTCCCTTCGCCACGTGCCGGCTGCCGTCTGGGTTCACGTCAACAATTTAACACTCTTACCTCGGTGATCGACGGCAACACCATCTATGGTGTTAATGAGAAATTCACCCGTAAACTTCGTACCGGCTACAACGGCCTTCTTCGGATGAATCCAGTATTCGCTGAATACGGCCTTAAGGATTTGCTTCCACTGAAACTGGACGTCCCAGATGAGGGCTGCACACGACCAAACAAGAGCATGTTCTGCTTCGAAGCCGGAGAAATTCGAGTGAACGAACAGCTGGTCCTTACCTGTATGCACACCCTTTTGGCTCGCGAGCATAATCGAATTGCTACCGAACTTGGCCGCATAAACCCACATTGGGACGACGAAACTCTCTTCCAGGAAGCACGTAGAATCAACATTGCCATCATCCAACACATTACCTACAACGAGTTCCTTCCAATTCTGCTTGGAAAGGAAGTCATGGAGAAATTCGGTCTCTTGCCACTGAAGGAAGGATACTGGGATGGTTACGACGAAAACGTAAACCCGGCCATCATTGATGCCTTTTCTGCCGCTGCCTTCCGTTTCGGTCACTCGCTGCTCCCAACTGCCGTCGAACGATGGTCCAAGGCTCACAAGTTCATCGCTTCCAAGCGATTGTCCGATCTAATCCGACGACCCTACGATCTATACCGTGCCGGTGTCTACGACGAGTATCTGATGGGTCTGATGAATCAAGTTGCCCAGGCTATGGATGACTCGATCACTCAAGAGGTCACCAATCATCTGTTCAAGAAGGAAGGTGCTCGCTTCGGTATGGATTTGGTATCGTTCAACATGCAGCGTGGACGTGAGTTCGGTGTGCCCGGATACATGGAATTCAGGAAATTCTGCGGTCTTCCAACGGCCGACAACTTCCAGGATCTGTTCGGATCGATGCCTAATGAAACCGTGCGCCGATACGAAAGTATATTCGA ACACCCATCAGATGTGGATCTGTGGTCCGGAGGTGTGTCGGAACGTTCCCTGCCCGGATCGATGTTGGGACCGACCTTTGCCTGCATCATTGCCACCCAGTTCAGCTACGTTCGCCGGGGTGATCGCTTCTGGTACGAATTGCCCAACCAACCGTCCTCGTTCACGCCGGAACAGCTGCAGGAAATCCGAAAAGCCAAGCTCGGTCGGCTTATCTGCGACAACACCGATCTGATCGATACGGTGCAAATCTACCCGATGGTGTTGCCCGATCATGAAAT CAATCCAAGAGTGCCATGCAAGAGTGGAATCCTGCCATCTATCGATCTGACCAAGTGGGCCGACTACGGACATGAAGGTCAATCTCCTCACCAATAC CAATTCCTCAACGACATTCATGACAACATTGGTTTCAAAAAGTAA